In Clostridium sporogenes, one genomic interval encodes:
- a CDS encoding DUF362 domain-containing protein, which produces MDKVALLKCDEYDLEKVEKTLRNGFELLGGNSFLNKLIPYNSKVLLKPNMLSIENEGSPVITNSVVFEAVIRILKDYSSNISFGDSPGFGDSKRAAEKCGLLNIAKKYDITFKDFKESINVSCDNSILCRSWTIAKAAYETDVLITLPKLKTHAMAYFTGAVKNQFGCIPGTLKATWHTRMPNANNFCKMLLDLNTLLETDFAILDGIIAMEGNGPKSGSPYNLNTIIMGNSLTAVDSVAVKIIGYDNPLEIPVLKEAYDSNWGSVFLKDIEVLGEKIDSMAVNDFKLCREGGDFYFINPKVTNFLKDIIAPDPTLIEEKCIGCSRCAKVCPEKPYVIDMIKKGDKKIPVWNMKKCIRCFCCQELCPKGAIETKYSLIGRFLNRNGR; this is translated from the coding sequence ATGGATAAAGTAGCCCTTTTAAAATGTGATGAATATGATTTAGAAAAAGTAGAAAAAACTTTAAGAAATGGATTTGAACTTTTAGGAGGAAACTCTTTTTTAAATAAACTTATACCTTATAATAGTAAAGTTCTTTTAAAACCTAATATGCTTAGTATTGAGAATGAAGGTTCTCCTGTGATAACTAATAGTGTAGTTTTTGAAGCAGTAATAAGAATATTAAAAGATTATTCTAGTAACATATCCTTTGGAGATTCTCCTGGATTTGGAGATTCTAAAAGAGCAGCTGAAAAATGTGGATTACTCAATATAGCAAAAAAATATGATATAACATTTAAAGATTTTAAAGAATCTATTAATGTAAGCTGTGATAATTCTATTTTGTGCAGATCATGGACTATAGCAAAAGCAGCTTATGAAACAGATGTGTTAATAACATTACCTAAATTAAAAACACATGCTATGGCTTACTTTACTGGTGCAGTTAAAAATCAGTTTGGATGTATACCAGGAACATTAAAAGCCACTTGGCATACAAGAATGCCTAATGCAAATAATTTTTGTAAAATGTTATTAGATTTAAATACATTGCTAGAAACTGATTTTGCTATATTAGATGGAATTATAGCTATGGAAGGAAATGGTCCTAAAAGTGGAAGTCCCTATAACCTTAATACAATTATAATGGGAAATAGCCTTACAGCAGTGGATTCCGTTGCTGTTAAAATAATAGGATATGATAATCCATTAGAAATTCCTGTATTAAAAGAAGCCTATGATAGTAATTGGGGAAGTGTTTTTTTAAAGGACATAGAGGTATTAGGTGAAAAAATAGATAGCATGGCTGTAAATGATTTTAAACTTTGTAGAGAGGGTGGGGATTTTTATTTTATAAATCCTAAAGTTACAAATTTTTTAAAAGATATTATTGCACCAGATCCTACTTTAATAGAAGAAAAGTGCATAGGATGTAGTAGATGTGCTAAAGTATGTCCCGAAAAACCATATGTTATAGATATGATAAAAAAAGGAGATAAAAAAATACCAGTTTGGAATATGAAAAAATGTATAAGATGTTTTTGTTGTCAGGAACTTTGCCCTAAGGGAGCTATAGAAACTAAATATTCTTTGATTGGAAGATTTTTAAATAGAAATGGTAGGTGA
- a CDS encoding transcription repressor NadR, translated as MNSIERRKSIENMLMKNNKPIKGNEMGQKLGVTRQVIVKDIAILRASGRNIIATPEGYLIPNENKELIRRIIAVCHDSKDIEDELETIIKFGGIVEDVVVEHPIYGEIKAMLMIKSMYDIDNFIKNIQNNKAEPLLILTGGIHLHTISSDNEDIMNKIIEELNKKNYLVDEEI; from the coding sequence ATGAATTCAATAGAAAGAAGAAAAAGCATTGAAAATATGTTAATGAAAAATAATAAACCTATTAAAGGTAATGAAATGGGACAAAAATTAGGTGTCACAAGGCAGGTGATAGTAAAGGATATAGCTATTTTAAGAGCCTCAGGTAGAAATATAATTGCCACACCTGAAGGCTATTTAATACCTAATGAAAATAAAGAATTAATAAGAAGAATTATAGCCGTATGTCATGATAGTAAGGATATAGAGGACGAGTTGGAGACTATAATTAAATTTGGAGGAATAGTAGAAGATGTGGTAGTAGAACATCCTATATATGGAGAAATAAAAGCCATGCTGATGATAAAATCAATGTATGATATAGATAATTTTATAAAAAATATACAAAACAATAAAGCAGAACCTTTATTAATACTTACTGGTGGAATTCACTTGCATACAATATCTTCAGATAATGAAGATATAATGAATAAAATAATAGAAGAATTAAACAAAAAAAATTATTTAGTAGATGAGGAAATATAA
- a CDS encoding HD domain-containing protein, whose translation MHLDNEELKIFNKLSISEQKHSIKVAYDIEKLYEEGKYNLTKNEFIKVALLHDIGKLNYKVDIIKKSIIVIMDKITNSRIKKFQNIKSVYVHYNHPYLGYCILKEYNKYSEEMLYLVKNHHDENIINKELSLLIYSDNLN comes from the coding sequence ATGCATTTAGATAATGAGGAGTTAAAGATATTTAATAAATTATCTATAAGTGAACAAAAGCATTCTATAAAAGTAGCTTATGATATAGAAAAATTATATGAAGAAGGTAAATATAATCTCACAAAAAATGAGTTTATAAAGGTAGCTTTATTACATGATATAGGAAAATTAAATTATAAAGTTGATATTATAAAAAAAAGCATAATAGTAATTATGGATAAAATTACGAATTCTAGAATAAAAAAATTTCAAAATATTAAATCAGTTTATGTTCATTATAATCATCCTTATTTAGGATATTGTATTTTAAAAGAATATAATAAATATAGTGAGGAAATGTTATATTTAGTTAAAAACCATCATGATGAAAATATTATAAATAAAGAATTAAGTTTATTAATATATAGTGATAATTTAAATTAA
- the gyrA gene encoding DNA gyrase subunit A, with product MLNEGKILPVDVSKEMKKCYIDYAMSVIAGRALPDVRDGLKPVHRRIIYSMQGLGLAPEKGYRKCARIVGDVLGKYHPHGDTAVYEALVRMAQNFSIRYTLVDGHGNFGSVDGDGAAAMRYTEAKMSKISMELIKDINKNTVDFIPNFDGEEEEPSVLPSRFPNLLVNGSSGIAVGMATNIPPHNLTEVIDGIIMLIENEDVNILDLMTKIKGPDFPTSGLIVGTRGIREAYETGRGKVILRAKAEIEEEKGKNKIIVTEIPYQVNKARLIENMANLVKDKKINGISDLRDESDRDGMRIVIELKRDANPNIVLNQLYKHTKLQDTFGIIMLALVNNQPQILNLKEILVNYVEFQKEVIRRRTRFDLDKALARAHILEGLRIALDHIDEVIKLIRASKNTAEAKEGLMNNFNLSEKQAQAILDMKLQRLTGLEREKIEEEYKELMEKISYFREILDKEELVLSIIKEELIEIKNKYGDERKTEIVKGEHDIDIEDLIEDKKVIVTLTHGGYIKRLDMDTYSSQKRGGKGIQATSTKQDDFIENMFVTSTHSTILFFTNRGKVYKLKAYEIPEAGRTAKGTNIVNLIPIENNEKIQTVIGLKDIDDMKHFVMCTRNGIIKKTEIRKYSSIRKGGLNAINLREDDELIDVKMTKGNDEIIVVTQNGYCIRFNEEDVRPMGRVATGVKAITLRKADKAVSMDVVIEDETLLSISENGFGKRTDIEEYPIHRRGGKGVITYKITDKTGPIVGARFVKEDDELMLVNSGDVAIRINVSEISKTSRNAMGVKLMRTSEEEKIVAIAKIKSEDIIEEEILNEENLNEENLNEENLNEENLNEENLNEE from the coding sequence ATGCTAAACGAAGGAAAGATTTTGCCTGTAGATGTAAGTAAAGAAATGAAGAAATGTTATATAGACTATGCCATGAGTGTAATAGCTGGCCGTGCATTACCAGATGTAAGGGATGGGTTAAAGCCAGTACATAGAAGAATAATATATTCAATGCAGGGATTAGGATTAGCTCCAGAAAAAGGTTATAGAAAATGTGCAAGAATTGTAGGAGATGTACTGGGTAAGTATCATCCTCATGGAGATACAGCAGTTTATGAAGCTTTAGTAAGAATGGCTCAGAATTTTTCAATAAGATATACATTAGTAGATGGTCATGGAAATTTTGGTTCTGTAGATGGTGATGGAGCAGCAGCAATGAGATATACAGAAGCTAAGATGAGTAAAATATCTATGGAACTTATAAAAGACATAAATAAAAATACAGTTGATTTTATTCCTAACTTTGATGGGGAAGAAGAAGAACCATCTGTATTACCATCAAGGTTTCCTAATCTTTTAGTTAATGGTTCTTCAGGTATAGCAGTAGGTATGGCTACTAATATTCCACCTCATAATTTAACAGAGGTTATAGATGGAATAATAATGCTAATAGAAAATGAAGATGTAAATATACTTGATTTAATGACTAAAATAAAAGGACCAGATTTCCCTACTTCTGGATTAATCGTAGGTACAAGAGGAATAAGGGAAGCTTATGAAACGGGTAGGGGAAAAGTTATACTTAGAGCTAAAGCTGAGATTGAAGAGGAAAAAGGGAAAAATAAGATAATAGTTACAGAAATACCTTATCAAGTTAATAAAGCTAGACTTATAGAAAATATGGCTAACCTTGTAAAGGATAAAAAAATAAATGGAATTTCAGATTTAAGAGATGAATCAGATAGAGATGGTATGAGAATTGTTATAGAATTAAAAAGGGATGCAAATCCTAATATAGTTTTAAACCAATTATATAAGCATACAAAACTTCAAGATACCTTTGGAATAATTATGTTAGCTTTAGTTAATAACCAACCTCAAATTTTAAATTTAAAAGAAATATTAGTTAATTATGTGGAATTCCAAAAGGAAGTAATAAGAAGAAGAACTAGATTTGACTTAGATAAAGCATTAGCAAGGGCTCATATATTAGAAGGTTTAAGAATAGCCTTAGATCATATTGATGAAGTTATAAAGCTTATAAGAGCATCTAAAAATACAGCTGAAGCTAAAGAGGGATTAATGAATAACTTTAATCTTTCAGAAAAACAAGCTCAAGCTATATTAGATATGAAGTTACAAAGGCTTACAGGTTTAGAAAGAGAAAAAATAGAAGAAGAATATAAAGAACTTATGGAAAAGATAAGTTATTTTAGAGAAATATTAGATAAAGAAGAATTAGTACTAAGTATAATAAAAGAAGAATTAATAGAAATAAAAAATAAATATGGTGATGAAAGAAAAACAGAAATAGTAAAAGGTGAACATGATATAGACATAGAGGACTTAATTGAAGATAAAAAGGTGATAGTAACTTTAACTCATGGTGGATATATAAAAAGATTAGATATGGATACATACTCTTCACAAAAAAGAGGAGGAAAGGGTATTCAAGCTACATCTACAAAACAGGATGATTTTATAGAAAATATGTTTGTAACATCTACTCATAGTACTATATTATTCTTTACTAATAGGGGTAAGGTATATAAACTTAAAGCTTATGAAATACCAGAAGCAGGAAGAACAGCTAAAGGTACAAATATAGTAAATCTTATACCTATAGAAAATAATGAGAAAATACAAACAGTAATAGGTTTAAAAGACATAGATGACATGAAGCATTTTGTAATGTGTACTAGAAATGGAATAATTAAAAAGACAGAGATAAGGAAATATTCTTCCATAAGAAAAGGTGGATTAAATGCTATTAATCTGCGAGAAGATGATGAATTAATAGATGTAAAAATGACTAAAGGAAATGATGAAATAATAGTAGTAACACAAAATGGGTACTGTATAAGATTTAATGAAGAAGATGTAAGACCTATGGGAAGAGTTGCAACAGGTGTTAAGGCTATAACACTAAGAAAAGCTGATAAGGCTGTATCTATGGATGTAGTAATAGAAGATGAAACACTATTATCTATAAGTGAAAATGGATTTGGTAAACGAACAGACATAGAAGAATATCCTATCCATAGAAGAGGTGGAAAAGGTGTTATAACTTATAAGATAACTGACAAAACAGGACCTATAGTTGGAGCAAGGTTTGTAAAAGAAGATGATGAACTTATGCTTGTAAATAGTGGTGATGTTGCAATAAGAATAAATGTTTCGGAAATATCTAAAACTAGTAGAAATGCTATGGGTGTAAAACTAATGAGAACTAGTGAAGAAGAAAAAATAGTAGCTATAGCTAAAATAAAGAGTGAAGACATAATAGAAGAAGAAATTTTAAATGAAGAAAATCTAAATGAAGAAAATCTAAATGAAGAAAATCTAAATGAAGAAAATCTAAATGAAGAAAATCTAAATGAAGAATAA
- the gyrB gene encoding DNA topoisomerase (ATP-hydrolyzing) subunit B, whose protein sequence is MSQENKQVYDESQIQVLEGLEAVRKRPGMYIGSTSLRGLHHLVYEIVDNSIDEALAGFCTHIEVFIHKDNSITVVDDGRGMPVGMHSKVKKPAVEVIMTILHAGGKFGGGGYKVSGGLHGVGASVVNALSEQCEVEVRREGHIWKQKFERGITKTGLDIVGDTEDHGTKIYFKPDIEIFDELEFEYDTLAHRLRELAFLNKGIKISLTDERYDKKEMFHYEGGLRSFVLYLNRNKEKLHQQPIYVDENKDGCIVEIAMQYNDGYAENIFSFANNIDTIEGGTHLAGFKSALTRVINDYARKFNYLKDTDKNLSGDDVREGLTAVISVKLTDPQFEGQTKTKLGNGEVRGIVDTIVGQSIGSFLEENPNVGKIIIEKGLSASRAREAAKRARELTRRKSILESTSLPGKLSDCSSKDPSLCEIYLVEGDSAGGSAKQGRNREFQAILPLKGKIMNVEKQRLDKILASDEIRAMITAFGAGIGKEFDIDKIRYNRIIIMTDADVDGAHIRTLLLTFFYRYMKELIEEGHVYIAQPPLYRIYKAKKEIYVYSDPELDAALLELGGKDTNTNIQRYKGLGEMNPEQLWETTMDPEHRTLLQVTVEDAMEADEIFTILMGTKVEPRRDFIESNADKVVNLDI, encoded by the coding sequence ATGTCACAAGAAAATAAACAAGTTTATGATGAAAGTCAAATTCAAGTGTTGGAAGGTTTAGAAGCTGTTAGAAAAAGACCAGGAATGTATATTGGAAGCACTAGTTTAAGGGGACTTCATCATTTGGTTTATGAAATAGTTGATAATAGTATAGATGAAGCACTTGCTGGTTTTTGTACACATATAGAAGTTTTTATACACAAAGATAATTCTATAACTGTGGTAGACGATGGACGTGGAATGCCAGTTGGTATGCATTCAAAGGTAAAAAAACCTGCTGTTGAAGTAATAATGACTATATTACATGCAGGTGGAAAATTTGGTGGTGGAGGCTACAAGGTTTCTGGTGGACTTCATGGTGTTGGAGCTTCTGTTGTTAATGCCTTATCAGAACAATGTGAAGTAGAAGTAAGAAGAGAAGGCCATATTTGGAAACAAAAATTCGAAAGAGGTATAACAAAAACTGGATTAGATATAGTTGGAGATACGGAAGATCATGGTACAAAAATATATTTTAAACCAGATATCGAAATATTTGATGAACTAGAATTTGAATATGATACTTTAGCTCACAGACTCAGAGAATTAGCCTTTTTAAACAAAGGTATAAAAATTTCATTAACAGATGAAAGATATGATAAAAAAGAAATGTTCCACTATGAGGGCGGATTGAGATCTTTTGTACTTTATTTAAATAGAAATAAGGAAAAATTACATCAACAACCTATATATGTTGATGAAAATAAAGATGGATGTATAGTTGAGATTGCTATGCAATATAACGATGGTTATGCAGAAAATATTTTTTCCTTTGCTAATAATATAGATACCATAGAAGGTGGAACTCATTTAGCTGGATTTAAATCAGCTCTAACAAGAGTTATAAATGACTATGCTAGGAAATTTAATTACTTAAAGGATACAGATAAAAATTTATCAGGGGATGATGTTAGAGAGGGATTAACAGCAGTTATTTCAGTAAAATTAACAGATCCTCAATTTGAAGGTCAAACAAAGACAAAATTAGGAAATGGTGAAGTAAGAGGAATTGTAGATACAATAGTAGGTCAGAGTATAGGTTCTTTTTTAGAGGAAAATCCTAATGTAGGTAAAATAATAATTGAAAAAGGCCTATCAGCTTCAAGAGCTAGAGAGGCTGCAAAAAGAGCAAGAGAACTTACTAGAAGAAAATCTATTTTAGAAAGTACGTCTCTTCCAGGAAAATTATCAGATTGTTCTTCAAAGGATCCATCATTATGTGAAATTTATTTGGTCGAAGGAGATTCCGCAGGTGGATCTGCAAAACAGGGAAGAAATAGAGAATTCCAAGCTATATTACCTTTAAAGGGTAAAATAATGAATGTGGAAAAGCAAAGATTGGATAAAATATTAGCTTCAGATGAAATACGTGCTATGATAACTGCATTTGGAGCAGGTATAGGAAAAGAATTTGATATTGATAAAATAAGATATAATAGAATAATTATAATGACAGATGCTGACGTAGATGGAGCCCATATAAGAACTTTACTTTTAACATTCTTTTATAGATACATGAAAGAATTAATAGAGGAAGGTCATGTTTATATAGCTCAACCACCACTTTATAGAATATATAAGGCTAAAAAAGAAATTTATGTTTATTCAGATCCAGAATTGGATGCTGCATTATTAGAATTGGGTGGAAAAGATACCAATACTAATATTCAAAGATACAAAGGTCTTGGAGAAATGAATCCAGAACAACTTTGGGAAACTACTATGGACCCAGAACATAGAACTTTATTACAGGTAACAGTAGAGGACGCTATGGAGGCAGATGAAATATTTACTATACTTATGGGAACAAAAGTAGAACCAAGAAGAGACTTTATAGAAAGTAATGCTGATAAAGTAGTTAACTTGGATATATAA
- the remB gene encoding extracellular matrix regulator RemB: protein MFLHLGENVVVPIKDVIGIFDMETSMYSSDTIQFLRLAEEDGFVERITKEKPKSFVIAEVDKKSKIYLSPISSATLTKRTKVLYNEL from the coding sequence ATGTTTCTTCACTTAGGAGAAAATGTAGTAGTACCAATAAAAGATGTTATAGGAATATTCGACATGGAAACTTCTATGTATAGTTCAGATACTATACAATTTTTAAGATTAGCTGAAGAGGATGGATTTGTTGAAAGAATAACTAAAGAAAAACCAAAATCTTTTGTTATAGCTGAAGTAGATAAAAAGAGTAAGATATATTTGTCTCCTATATCTTCAGCTACACTGACTAAAAGAACAAAAGTTTTGTATAATGAGCTGTAA
- the recF gene encoding DNA replication/repair protein RecF (All proteins in this family for which functions are known are DNA-binding proteins that assist the filamentation of RecA onto DNA for the initiation of recombination or recombinational repair.) translates to MYIKNVHLINFRNYDDMYLELSPNTNIFVGNNAQGKTNILESIYYSSIGKSHRTNKDKDLIKWDKNNTYLRTYVSRERLDKTIDINIFKNGKKAITVNKIKIKKISELMGNLNVVMFSPEDLRIIKDSPGNRRKFLDIELCKINNVYYHDLVQYNKILSERNTALKNWNNKINDIIDIYDEQLSKYGAFIIKERNKYLDKLNIIGKNIHKKITNDLEDINFRYLTNIKDFDNAEKELLIVLKKNRKKDLERNSTSIGPHRDDFEVSINNIDTRIFGSQGQQRTAVLTLKFASLEIIKNIIGEYPVLLLDDVLSELDSNRQKFVLNSIDKIQTIITCTGIEEIDKYLDKKQSQLYLVNNGKIKRV, encoded by the coding sequence ATGTATATAAAAAATGTGCACTTAATAAATTTTAGAAATTATGATGATATGTATTTAGAATTAAGTCCAAATACAAATATTTTTGTAGGTAATAATGCTCAAGGGAAAACTAATATACTAGAAAGTATATATTATTCAAGTATAGGAAAGTCTCATAGAACAAATAAAGATAAAGATCTTATAAAATGGGATAAAAATAATACATACTTAAGGACATATGTATCCAGGGAAAGATTAGATAAAACTATAGATATAAATATATTTAAAAATGGCAAAAAAGCTATAACAGTAAATAAAATAAAAATAAAAAAAATATCTGAACTAATGGGGAACTTAAATGTTGTTATGTTTTCGCCAGAAGACTTAAGAATAATTAAGGATTCCCCTGGAAATAGAAGGAAATTTCTAGATATAGAATTATGTAAAATAAACAATGTTTATTATCATGATTTAGTCCAATATAATAAAATTTTATCTGAAAGAAATACAGCTTTAAAAAATTGGAATAACAAAATTAATGATATAATTGATATTTATGATGAGCAACTTTCTAAATATGGAGCTTTTATAATTAAAGAGAGAAATAAGTATTTGGATAAATTAAATATTATTGGCAAAAATATACATAAGAAGATAACCAATGATTTAGAAGACATAAACTTTAGATATTTAACTAATATAAAAGATTTTGATAATGCAGAAAAAGAATTATTAATAGTTCTTAAGAAAAATCGAAAAAAAGATCTTGAGAGAAATTCAACCTCTATTGGTCCTCACCGAGATGATTTTGAAGTAAGTATAAATAATATAGATACTAGAATTTTTGGATCACAAGGACAACAAAGAACAGCTGTATTAACTTTAAAGTTTGCATCATTGGAAATAATAAAAAACATAATAGGGGAATATCCTGTGCTTTTATTAGATGATGTACTATCTGAATTAGATTCAAATAGACAGAAGTTTGTATTGAATTCTATTGATAAAATACAAACTATAATAACTTGTACTGGTATAGAAGAAATAGACAAATACTTAGATAAGAAACAATCTCAATTATATTTAGTTAATAATGGTAAAATAAAAAGAGTTTAA
- the yaaA gene encoding S4 domain-containing protein YaaA, translating to MVEIKINSEIIKLDSFLKWSGATTLGSEAKFFIQNGEVKVNGEIEKRRGRKLRIDDLIEFNNETYKII from the coding sequence ATGGTTGAAATAAAAATTAATTCAGAAATAATAAAGTTAGATTCTTTCTTAAAATGGTCAGGGGCAACAACTTTAGGTTCAGAGGCTAAATTTTTTATACAAAACGGAGAAGTTAAAGTTAATGGAGAAATAGAAAAAAGAAGAGGTAGAAAACTTAGAATAGACGACTTAATAGAGTTTAATAATGAAACATATAAAATTATTTAA
- the dnaN gene encoding DNA polymerase III subunit beta — MKITCQKNILLEGISIVQKAVTGKSTLPILSGILIRANKNELVLTGSDMDLSIETKVKANILEEGTIVLDARLFGEIIRKLPNDLIEINTLEDNSIEIICQNSRFNLIYMNPDEFPNPPIINENMIFSIGESKLKNMIKGTIFAKAQDETRPILTGVLFQIKDKMLNLVALDGYRLALRSEVVDNDNTINAVIPGKTLNEVSKILEEDNENVNITFTPNHILFSIGETKIISRLLEGEFISYKSIIPEEFNLKIIAKRSELLNSIERASLMAKEGNTNLVKFDFSDDKIVITSNSQLGMVREELKVVLQGDDLQIAFNSKYLLDVLKTMEDNEVVLEFSSSVSPCIIKNTEINNCTYLVLPVRLNNN; from the coding sequence ATGAAAATAACTTGTCAAAAAAACATTTTACTAGAAGGTATATCTATAGTTCAAAAAGCAGTAACTGGAAAATCAACTTTACCTATATTATCTGGAATACTTATTAGAGCTAATAAAAATGAATTGGTCTTAACTGGTTCTGATATGGATCTTAGCATTGAGACTAAAGTAAAAGCTAACATTTTAGAAGAGGGAACTATAGTTTTAGATGCTAGACTTTTTGGTGAAATAATAAGGAAATTACCTAATGATCTAATAGAAATAAATACATTAGAAGATAATTCTATAGAAATAATATGTCAAAATTCTAGATTTAATCTAATATATATGAATCCAGATGAATTCCCTAATCCACCTATTATCAATGAAAATATGATATTTTCCATAGGTGAAAGTAAATTAAAAAATATGATTAAAGGAACTATATTTGCTAAAGCTCAAGATGAAACAAGGCCTATTCTTACAGGTGTTTTATTTCAAATAAAAGATAAAATGTTAAATTTAGTAGCTTTAGATGGTTACAGGTTAGCTTTAAGAAGCGAAGTTGTTGATAATGATAATACGATAAATGCTGTTATTCCAGGGAAAACATTAAATGAAGTTTCAAAAATTTTAGAAGAAGATAATGAAAATGTTAATATTACATTTACTCCTAATCATATTTTATTTAGTATAGGAGAAACAAAAATAATTTCAAGATTATTAGAAGGAGAATTTATTAGCTATAAATCTATAATACCTGAAGAATTTAACTTAAAAATAATAGCTAAAAGATCAGAACTTTTAAATTCTATAGAAAGAGCCTCTCTTATGGCTAAAGAAGGAAACACTAATTTAGTTAAATTTGATTTTTCAGATGATAAAATTGTAATAACATCAAATTCTCAATTAGGAATGGTCCGAGAAGAATTAAAGGTTGTATTGCAAGGAGACGATTTACAAATTGCATTTAATTCAAAATATCTTTTAGATGTGTTAAAAACTATGGAAGATAATGAGGTTGTATTAGAATTTTCAAGTAGTGTAAGTCCTTGTATTATAAAAAATACAGAAATAAACAATTGCACTTACCTAGTTTTACCAGTAAGATTAAACAATAATTAA
- the dnaA gene encoding chromosomal replication initiator protein DnaA, giving the protein MNTHLTETWEKAINIIKGELTEVSFNTWIKSINPISLENNSLKLAVPNDFTKGILESRYKDLIVNALKLLTSKKYNIDFIVTTEEKIEENQKNHNNEKSNIVVNDEMSTMLNPKYTFDSFVIGNSNRFAHAASLAVAESPAKAYNPLFIYGGVGLGKTHLMHAIGHYILHNNPKSQVVYVSSEKFTNELINSIKDDKNVEFRNKYRNIDILLVDDIQFIAGKERTQEEFFHTFNALYEANKQIIISSDRPPKEIPTLEDRLRSRFEWGLIADIQAPDFETRMAILKKKADVEKLNIPNEVMVYIATKIKSNIRELEGALIRIVAFSSLTNKEISIDLASEALKDIISSKQTRQVTIDIIQEVVANYYNLKIEDLKSARRTRNIAFPRQIAMYLSRKLTDMSLPKIGEEFGGRDHTTVIHAYEKISNNLKKDESLQNAIKELNKRINQK; this is encoded by the coding sequence ATGAATACCCACCTTACAGAAACCTGGGAAAAGGCAATAAATATTATAAAAGGTGAACTTACAGAAGTAAGTTTTAATACATGGATTAAAAGTATTAACCCTATTTCTCTTGAAAATAATTCATTGAAACTAGCTGTACCAAATGATTTTACAAAAGGAATTCTTGAAAGTAGGTACAAAGATCTTATAGTTAATGCGCTAAAATTACTTACCTCAAAAAAATATAATATAGATTTTATTGTAACTACTGAAGAAAAAATAGAAGAAAATCAAAAAAATCATAATAACGAAAAATCTAATATAGTTGTAAATGATGAAATGTCTACTATGTTAAATCCTAAATATACTTTTGATTCGTTTGTAATAGGAAATAGTAATAGATTCGCTCATGCAGCATCTTTAGCAGTAGCAGAATCACCTGCTAAAGCATATAATCCTTTATTTATATATGGTGGAGTTGGTCTTGGTAAAACTCACTTAATGCATGCTATCGGTCATTATATATTACATAACAATCCTAAATCTCAAGTAGTTTATGTATCTTCTGAGAAATTTACAAATGAATTAATTAATTCTATAAAAGATGATAAAAATGTAGAATTTAGAAATAAATATAGAAATATAGATATTTTATTAGTTGATGATATTCAATTTATTGCTGGAAAAGAAAGAACTCAAGAGGAATTTTTCCATACTTTTAATGCACTGTATGAAGCTAACAAACAAATAATTATATCAAGTGACCGTCCCCCAAAAGAAATACCTACTTTAGAAGATAGATTAAGATCTAGATTTGAATGGGGACTTATAGCTGATATTCAAGCACCTGATTTTGAAACCAGGATGGCCATTTTAAAGAAAAAAGCTGATGTAGAAAAATTAAATATTCCTAATGAAGTAATGGTATATATAGCTACAAAAATTAAATCAAATATTCGTGAATTAGAAGGAGCTTTAATAAGAATAGTAGCCTTTTCATCACTTACTAATAAAGAAATAAGTATAGATTTAGCTTCTGAAGCACTGAAAGATATAATCTCAAGTAAACAAACAAGGCAAGTCACTATAGATATTATTCAAGAAGTTGTAGCAAACTATTATAATCTAAAAATAGAAGATCTAAAATCAGCTAGAAGAACAAGAAATATTGCTTTCCCGCGTCAAATAGCCATGTACCTTTCTAGAAAACTAACGGACATGTCATTACCTAAAATTGGTGAAGAATTTGGCGGACGTGATCATACTACAGTTATTCATGCCTATGAAAAGATATCTAATAACTTAAAAAAAGACGAAAGTCTTCAAAATGCAATAAAGGAATTAAATAAACGAATTAATCAAAAATAA